Proteins encoded by one window of Juglans regia cultivar Chandler chromosome 15, Walnut 2.0, whole genome shotgun sequence:
- the LOC109008855 gene encoding far upstream element-binding protein 1 isoform X2, producing the protein MADEVQYSSVSDTNANKRKYEEPTAPSTGTRRPTGFSAPIAPQSPDSGHAPPPSYNNVPPPVDGLTLAKQRAQEVAARLFNNSGAAAVAGALDAKRPKIENGASGFDSLDSGFSSVPPDVKSHALHSVPSAPVSYGFQSSSKKIDIPNGRVGVIIGKGGETIKYLQLQSGAKIQVTRDMDADPNSPTRMVELMGTPEQIAKAEQLINEVLAEAEAGGSGIVSRRITGQTGSDSFVMKVPNNKVGLVIGKGGETIKNMQARTGARIQVIPLHLPPGDMSTERTLQIDGTSEQIESAKQLVFEVISENRVRNPAMAGGYSQQGYQARPPTAWGAPGAPPMQQPGYGYVQPGAYSGPSPQYNMSQPSYPGYPPQPASGGYPSNWDQSTGAPSQQTSQGSGYDYYSQQQSSQQQQTSGGPAAPADNSGYNYTQPPPSSYNQQGQGYPQDGYGGYAPPQSGYGQPPPYDQQQGYTSASGYGNVTNPTQDGHTPSYGSQGESAQAPPVPPSSVGQAGYTSGRQPSPSSASYPPQGTTQPGYGMPPTSQTGYGNQPPAQSGYGPGYGPPQAQKPLANPPVYGQATQSPGTHGGYGQPAPVQSGYPQSQPPSSYAQPDSGPQRAPPSTYGAAAGQPGYGAPPYGTPAVSQPGYGQAPPPYNTYGSAYSQPPVYTADGNTGGNTRGAYDAAPASQTTQQSVAAKTSPQS; encoded by the exons ATGGCAGACGAAGTGCAGTACTCGTCCGTCAGTGACACTAACGCCAACAAGCGTAAGTACGAGGAACCAACAGCGCCGTCTACTGGCACTCGCAGGCCCACCGGATTCTCCGCTCCGATCGCTCCTCAGTCTCCCGACTCTGGCCACGCGCCGCCTCCCTCATACAACAACGTTCCGCCGCCCGTCGACGGTTTAACCCTTGCAAAGCAGCGCGCTCAGGAGGTCGCCGCCAGACTCTTTAACAACTCTGGTGCCGCAGCTGTCGCTGGTGCCCTCGACGCCAAGCGCCCTAAGATTGAGAATGGCGCTTCTGGATTCGATTCCCTAGACTCTGGATTCAGCTCCGTACCCCCAG ATGTAAAATCTCATGCTCTGCACTCGGTTCCCTCGGCACCGGTTTCATATGGCTTCCAGAGTTCGAGCAAGAAGATTGACATTCCAAATGGTAGGGTTGGTGTTATTATTGGGAAAGGAGGAGagacaataaaatatcttcagcTTCAGTCTGGAGCAAAGATCCAAGTCACTCGGGATATGGATGCGGATCCCAATTCTCCGACTAGGATGGTGGAGCTCATGGGTACTCCAGAACAGATTGCCAAGGCTGAGCAGTTGATAAACGAAGTTCTTGCGGAG GCTGAAGCAGGTGGTTCCGGCATAGTTTCTCGAAGAATAACTGGACAAACTGGTTCTGACTCATTTGTAATGAAAGTCCCAAATAACAAG GTTGGTTTAGTAATCGGTAAGGGAGgagaaacaattaaaaatatgcaGGCCAGGACAGGAGCTCGAATTCAg GTGATACCTTTGCATCTTCCCCCTGGTGATATGTCCACAGAAAGGACACTACAGATTGATGGGACCAGCGAGCAAATTGAGTCTGCTAAACAGTTAGTCTTTGAAGTTATCAGTGAG AATCGTGTTAGAAATCCAGCAATGGCTGGAGGATATTCTCAGCAAGGTTACCAAGCACGACCTCCTACAGCTTGGGGTGCACCTGGGGCTCCTCCCATGCAACAACCAGGTTATGGCTATGTGCAACCTGGAGCATATTCTGGACCATCTCCCCAGTACAACATGTCTCAGCCTTCTTATCCCGGCTATCCTCCTCAACCTGCATCTGGTGGTTATCCCTCCAATTGGGACCAGTCAACTGGTGCACCATCTCAGCAGACTTCTCAGGGAAGTGGTTACGATTATTACAGTCAACAGCAGTCTTCACAGCAACAGCAAACCTCTGGTGGTCCTGCAGCTCCAGCAGATAATTCTGGTTACAATTACACTCAGCCACCACCATCAAGCTATAACCAGCAGGGACAAGGTTATCCTCAAGATGGCTATGGGGGGTATGCACCACCTCAATCTGGATATGGTCAGCCACCACCATATGATCAGCAGCAAGGTTACACCTCTGCATCCGGCTATGGGAATGTGACTAACCCAACACAAGATGGGCACACTCCCTCCTATGGGTCCCAGGGGGAGTCAGCCCAGGCTCCACCTGTACCGCCTTCTTCTGTGGGTCAGGCAGGATACACTAGTGGTCGACAGCCTAGCCCAAGTTCTGCAAGTTATCCCCCTCAAGGAACAACTCAGCCAGGTTATGGAATGCCTCCAACTTCCCAAACTGGCTATGGAAATCAACCACCGGCTCAGTCTGGATATGGGCCTGGCTATGGACCACCTCAAGCCCAGAAACCTCTTGCCAATCCCCCAGTTTATGGACAGGCTACTCAGTCACCTGGCACCCATGGAGGCTATGGCCAGCCTGCCCCTGTGCAGTCAGGATATCCCCAATCTCAACCACCATCAAGTTATGCCCAACCAGACTCTGGTCCACAACGTGCTCCACCATCCACTTATGGTGCTGCAGCTGGTCAGCCTGGTTATGGGGCTCCACCGTATGGCACACCAGCTGTTAGTCAGCCAGGTTATGGACAGGCACCACCACCTTACAACACCTATGGTAGTGCTTACTCACAGCCTCCGGTCTATACTGCTGATGGAAATACTGGTGGGAACACCCGTGGGGCTTATGATGCAGCACCTGCTTCTCAGACCACTCAGCAGAGTGTAGCCGCCAAAACATCACCCCAGAGTTGA
- the LOC109008855 gene encoding far upstream element-binding protein 2 isoform X1: protein MADEVQYSSVSDTNANKRKYEEPTAPSTGTRRPTGFSAPIAPQSPDSGHAPPPSYNNVPPPVDGLTLAKQRAQEVAARLFNNSGAAAVAGALDAKRPKIENGASGFDSLDSGFSSVPPDVKSHALHSVPSAPVSYGFQSSSKKIDIPNGRVGVIIGKGGETIKYLQLQSGAKIQVTRDMDADPNSPTRMVELMGTPEQIAKAEQLINEVLAEVAEAGGSGIVSRRITGQTGSDSFVMKVPNNKVGLVIGKGGETIKNMQARTGARIQVIPLHLPPGDMSTERTLQIDGTSEQIESAKQLVFEVISENRVRNPAMAGGYSQQGYQARPPTAWGAPGAPPMQQPGYGYVQPGAYSGPSPQYNMSQPSYPGYPPQPASGGYPSNWDQSTGAPSQQTSQGSGYDYYSQQQSSQQQQTSGGPAAPADNSGYNYTQPPPSSYNQQGQGYPQDGYGGYAPPQSGYGQPPPYDQQQGYTSASGYGNVTNPTQDGHTPSYGSQGESAQAPPVPPSSVGQAGYTSGRQPSPSSASYPPQGTTQPGYGMPPTSQTGYGNQPPAQSGYGPGYGPPQAQKPLANPPVYGQATQSPGTHGGYGQPAPVQSGYPQSQPPSSYAQPDSGPQRAPPSTYGAAAGQPGYGAPPYGTPAVSQPGYGQAPPPYNTYGSAYSQPPVYTADGNTGGNTRGAYDAAPASQTTQQSVAAKTSPQS, encoded by the exons ATGGCAGACGAAGTGCAGTACTCGTCCGTCAGTGACACTAACGCCAACAAGCGTAAGTACGAGGAACCAACAGCGCCGTCTACTGGCACTCGCAGGCCCACCGGATTCTCCGCTCCGATCGCTCCTCAGTCTCCCGACTCTGGCCACGCGCCGCCTCCCTCATACAACAACGTTCCGCCGCCCGTCGACGGTTTAACCCTTGCAAAGCAGCGCGCTCAGGAGGTCGCCGCCAGACTCTTTAACAACTCTGGTGCCGCAGCTGTCGCTGGTGCCCTCGACGCCAAGCGCCCTAAGATTGAGAATGGCGCTTCTGGATTCGATTCCCTAGACTCTGGATTCAGCTCCGTACCCCCAG ATGTAAAATCTCATGCTCTGCACTCGGTTCCCTCGGCACCGGTTTCATATGGCTTCCAGAGTTCGAGCAAGAAGATTGACATTCCAAATGGTAGGGTTGGTGTTATTATTGGGAAAGGAGGAGagacaataaaatatcttcagcTTCAGTCTGGAGCAAAGATCCAAGTCACTCGGGATATGGATGCGGATCCCAATTCTCCGACTAGGATGGTGGAGCTCATGGGTACTCCAGAACAGATTGCCAAGGCTGAGCAGTTGATAAACGAAGTTCTTGCGGAGGTG GCTGAAGCAGGTGGTTCCGGCATAGTTTCTCGAAGAATAACTGGACAAACTGGTTCTGACTCATTTGTAATGAAAGTCCCAAATAACAAG GTTGGTTTAGTAATCGGTAAGGGAGgagaaacaattaaaaatatgcaGGCCAGGACAGGAGCTCGAATTCAg GTGATACCTTTGCATCTTCCCCCTGGTGATATGTCCACAGAAAGGACACTACAGATTGATGGGACCAGCGAGCAAATTGAGTCTGCTAAACAGTTAGTCTTTGAAGTTATCAGTGAG AATCGTGTTAGAAATCCAGCAATGGCTGGAGGATATTCTCAGCAAGGTTACCAAGCACGACCTCCTACAGCTTGGGGTGCACCTGGGGCTCCTCCCATGCAACAACCAGGTTATGGCTATGTGCAACCTGGAGCATATTCTGGACCATCTCCCCAGTACAACATGTCTCAGCCTTCTTATCCCGGCTATCCTCCTCAACCTGCATCTGGTGGTTATCCCTCCAATTGGGACCAGTCAACTGGTGCACCATCTCAGCAGACTTCTCAGGGAAGTGGTTACGATTATTACAGTCAACAGCAGTCTTCACAGCAACAGCAAACCTCTGGTGGTCCTGCAGCTCCAGCAGATAATTCTGGTTACAATTACACTCAGCCACCACCATCAAGCTATAACCAGCAGGGACAAGGTTATCCTCAAGATGGCTATGGGGGGTATGCACCACCTCAATCTGGATATGGTCAGCCACCACCATATGATCAGCAGCAAGGTTACACCTCTGCATCCGGCTATGGGAATGTGACTAACCCAACACAAGATGGGCACACTCCCTCCTATGGGTCCCAGGGGGAGTCAGCCCAGGCTCCACCTGTACCGCCTTCTTCTGTGGGTCAGGCAGGATACACTAGTGGTCGACAGCCTAGCCCAAGTTCTGCAAGTTATCCCCCTCAAGGAACAACTCAGCCAGGTTATGGAATGCCTCCAACTTCCCAAACTGGCTATGGAAATCAACCACCGGCTCAGTCTGGATATGGGCCTGGCTATGGACCACCTCAAGCCCAGAAACCTCTTGCCAATCCCCCAGTTTATGGACAGGCTACTCAGTCACCTGGCACCCATGGAGGCTATGGCCAGCCTGCCCCTGTGCAGTCAGGATATCCCCAATCTCAACCACCATCAAGTTATGCCCAACCAGACTCTGGTCCACAACGTGCTCCACCATCCACTTATGGTGCTGCAGCTGGTCAGCCTGGTTATGGGGCTCCACCGTATGGCACACCAGCTGTTAGTCAGCCAGGTTATGGACAGGCACCACCACCTTACAACACCTATGGTAGTGCTTACTCACAGCCTCCGGTCTATACTGCTGATGGAAATACTGGTGGGAACACCCGTGGGGCTTATGATGCAGCACCTGCTTCTCAGACCACTCAGCAGAGTGTAGCCGCCAAAACATCACCCCAGAGTTGA